One genomic window of Candidatus Nitrospira inopinata includes the following:
- a CDS encoding symmetrical bis(5'-nucleosyl)-tetraphosphatase, producing the protein MAIYAIGDVQGCLKSLHALLDRISFQPSKDRLWLVGDLVNRGPDSLGVLRYLKELGSSAQIVLGNHDLFLLAVAEGILPLRPKDTLHDVLASPDRDDLLSWLRQQPLHHREGTHLMVHAGLLPQWTMEEAVDYTREVERVLTGPDHRQFLQHLFHDPPRSWSNGLRGWERLTTIARALTKLRACTPAGEMSNFSGPPDSTPTGFAPWFQLPHRRGQGATVITGHWAALGLRLAPDHIALDTGCVWGRRLTAVRLEDRAVFQIDSIDSMKR; encoded by the coding sequence ATGGCTATCTATGCAATCGGCGACGTGCAAGGCTGTTTGAAGTCTCTCCATGCCCTCCTCGATCGGATTTCCTTCCAGCCATCCAAAGATCGGCTCTGGCTGGTCGGCGACCTCGTCAACCGGGGGCCCGATTCGCTGGGCGTCCTCCGATATCTCAAGGAACTTGGGTCGTCGGCGCAGATCGTCCTCGGAAACCACGACCTCTTTTTGCTCGCCGTGGCGGAAGGAATTCTTCCGTTACGGCCCAAAGACACGTTGCACGACGTGCTGGCCTCGCCCGATCGAGATGACCTGTTGTCGTGGCTCAGGCAACAGCCCCTCCACCACCGCGAGGGGACGCACCTCATGGTCCACGCCGGCTTACTTCCCCAGTGGACCATGGAAGAGGCGGTCGACTACACGCGCGAGGTGGAGAGGGTCCTCACGGGGCCTGACCACCGACAATTTCTCCAACACCTGTTTCACGATCCACCGCGATCATGGTCGAACGGCCTCCGCGGGTGGGAACGATTGACGACGATCGCCCGCGCGCTGACAAAATTGCGCGCCTGCACGCCGGCAGGTGAGATGTCGAATTTTTCCGGGCCGCCCGACTCAACCCCGACCGGATTTGCCCCCTGGTTCCAACTGCCTCATCGTCGCGGCCAAGGCGCGACCGTCATCACAGGTCATTGGGCCGCCCTCGGCCTCAGATTGGCTCCGGATCACATCGCTCTGGACACCGGATGTGTGTGGGGGAGGCGCCTCACGGCGGTGCGGCTTGAAGATCGGGCGGTCTTTCAAATCGACTCAATTGATTCAATGAAGCGGTAA
- a CDS encoding dual specificity protein phosphatase family protein, translating to MYQITERLFVGNIYETASPPAQIGALLLVAEEYDVELPAWLPTGKIPLKEFARVEARQLADAVAWIERHITDNRVMVCCRAGMSRSVSVVMAYLCCAEGWDYDSVLRLVKTRRPGAMPLPQLEETIQCLKRLRRNGGLLPAG from the coding sequence ATGTATCAAATCACCGAGCGGCTGTTTGTCGGAAATATCTACGAGACCGCGTCGCCGCCCGCGCAGATCGGGGCCCTGCTCTTGGTGGCCGAGGAATACGACGTTGAGTTGCCCGCCTGGTTGCCGACCGGGAAGATTCCGCTCAAAGAGTTTGCCCGGGTCGAGGCGCGACAGTTGGCGGACGCCGTCGCTTGGATCGAGCGGCACATCACCGACAATCGGGTCATGGTCTGTTGTCGTGCCGGCATGAGCCGATCGGTGTCCGTGGTCATGGCATATCTCTGCTGCGCCGAAGGCTGGGACTATGACAGCGTATTACGGCTCGTCAAAACCCGGCGTCCCGGCGCCATGCCGCTTCCTCAGTTGGAAGAAACCATCCAATGTCTAAAACGGCTCCGCCGGAACGGCGGACTTCTTCCGGCCGGCTAG
- the panB gene encoding 3-methyl-2-oxobutanoate hydroxymethyltransferase: protein MTVPDLQRYKRDNKKIVVVTAYDALFARLVEQAGIDTILVGDSLGIVVQGKSTTLSVTMGEMLYHTRLVARAVRCSLVIGDMPFMSYQAGKEEALRNAGRFLRAGAHAVKLEGGAAVADRVEAMTDIGIPVVGHLGMTPQSVNRYGGYKVQGRDKSQAEQLISDAKTLERAGAQAIVLEAIPALLAKTITEQLTIPTIGIGAGPHCDGQVLVLYDLLGLFDDFVPKFVKPYASLKTEALQAIRRYKEEVEQGAFPSDPESYH, encoded by the coding sequence ATGACCGTTCCCGACTTGCAGCGGTACAAACGGGACAACAAGAAAATCGTCGTGGTGACCGCCTACGACGCGCTGTTCGCGCGCCTCGTCGAACAGGCGGGCATCGACACGATCTTGGTCGGCGATTCGCTGGGAATAGTCGTGCAGGGAAAGTCCACGACGCTGTCGGTGACGATGGGAGAGATGCTCTACCATACAAGGTTGGTTGCCCGTGCCGTTCGATGTTCACTGGTCATCGGCGATATGCCCTTCATGTCGTACCAGGCCGGCAAAGAAGAGGCCCTGCGGAATGCGGGACGATTCCTCCGGGCCGGGGCCCATGCCGTGAAGTTGGAGGGAGGGGCGGCCGTCGCCGATCGCGTGGAGGCCATGACCGACATCGGAATCCCTGTCGTCGGGCATCTCGGCATGACGCCGCAATCGGTCAATCGATATGGCGGCTACAAGGTGCAGGGGAGGGACAAAAGTCAAGCTGAGCAACTGATATCTGATGCCAAAACTTTGGAGCGGGCCGGGGCGCAGGCGATCGTGTTGGAGGCGATCCCGGCTCTCTTGGCCAAGACTATCACGGAGCAGCTTACGATTCCCACGATCGGCATCGGCGCCGGCCCCCACTGCGACGGGCAAGTGCTGGTGCTGTACGATCTGCTCGGTCTGTTCGATGATTTTGTGCCGAAGTTTGTCAAGCCCTATGCGAGTCTGAAGACAGAGGCGCTGCAAGCCATCCGCCGATATAAAGAGGAAGTCGAACAGGGTGCATTTCCGTCGGATCCGGAGTCCTATCACTGA
- a CDS encoding 2-oxoacid:acceptor oxidoreductase family protein, whose product MARRFNIRMAGVGGQGVVTGSHILSTAVINAGGESTIVPFYGSEKRMAPVESYVRVSDEPIYEIGEITFPHIIIIFHPQVITHGKSYTMPFYYGLKEDGIALINNDGPMKLHKDQARELEERRAKLYYIPATKISLEVSGMDLATNMALMGCIGAITGLTNMQALEQAVKDRFLGKGFVVSGGTAALDSVVERKFKKKQELIEKNVAVMRAAWNYAVDHGWAAKDVQRAEAPVAAAATA is encoded by the coding sequence ATGGCACGACGGTTCAATATTCGAATGGCGGGGGTCGGAGGACAGGGGGTCGTGACCGGCTCGCATATTCTGAGCACGGCGGTGATCAATGCCGGAGGGGAAAGCACGATCGTCCCCTTCTACGGATCTGAAAAACGGATGGCTCCCGTCGAAAGTTACGTGCGGGTGTCGGATGAGCCGATTTACGAGATCGGCGAAATTACGTTTCCCCACATCATTATCATCTTCCATCCCCAAGTCATCACCCACGGCAAGTCTTACACGATGCCGTTTTACTACGGCCTTAAGGAAGACGGTATCGCGTTGATCAACAACGACGGGCCGATGAAACTGCACAAGGATCAAGCGCGCGAATTGGAAGAGCGACGCGCGAAACTGTACTATATCCCCGCCACCAAGATTTCGTTGGAAGTGTCGGGAATGGATCTCGCGACGAACATGGCGCTGATGGGGTGTATCGGCGCCATCACCGGGTTGACGAATATGCAGGCGTTGGAGCAGGCCGTGAAGGATCGGTTCCTCGGCAAAGGGTTCGTCGTATCCGGGGGGACGGCGGCGTTGGATAGCGTCGTCGAGCGGAAGTTCAAGAAGAAGCAGGAACTGATTGAAAAGAACGTGGCCGTCATGAGGGCGGCATGGAATTATGCCGTCGATCACGGATGGGCCGCAAAGGATGTCCAGCGCGCCGAGGCGCCGGTGGCCGCGGCCGCGACGGCATAA
- the mutM gene encoding bifunctional DNA-formamidopyrimidine glycosylase/DNA-(apurinic or apyrimidinic site) lyase has product MPELPEAEVVVQQLQNGLLDSTVIDLWIGRADIVREGYSTRAWYVNSRLSSVARCGKSVAMGFQKAGEMRYVVAELGMTGLLLFPSAKIKHLRHVHMRMTFTGGKETELRYWNPRRFGRLSFFDRDGLDRYLERRFGCDPLSATPQEFAQRLGARRGRIKPLLMHQQTIAGIGNIYANEILFRAGLHPNVRANRLASLRRDRLYHVMRNVLQEAIACGGSSVRDFFAPDGTEGRYKRRHLVYGKEGQPCPNGCGAVIRRLKGERSSFYCPRCQSFR; this is encoded by the coding sequence ATGCCGGAACTGCCGGAAGCCGAAGTCGTCGTCCAACAGCTCCAAAACGGCCTGCTCGACTCCACGGTCATCGATCTGTGGATCGGCCGGGCCGACATCGTGCGGGAAGGGTATTCCACCCGAGCCTGGTACGTGAACTCACGATTGTCTTCCGTCGCTCGATGCGGGAAAAGCGTTGCCATGGGTTTCCAAAAAGCCGGCGAGATGCGCTATGTGGTCGCCGAGTTGGGAATGACGGGGCTGCTGCTTTTCCCATCGGCAAAGATCAAGCATCTCCGGCACGTCCATATGCGCATGACCTTTACCGGAGGGAAAGAAACCGAGCTGCGGTATTGGAATCCCAGACGGTTCGGCCGCCTTTCTTTCTTCGATCGGGACGGACTCGATCGGTATCTTGAGCGTCGGTTCGGCTGCGATCCGCTCTCGGCGACTCCGCAAGAGTTCGCGCAACGGCTCGGAGCACGGCGCGGGAGAATCAAGCCGCTTCTCATGCATCAACAGACGATCGCCGGAATCGGCAACATCTATGCGAATGAAATTCTCTTTCGGGCCGGACTTCATCCGAACGTCCGAGCGAACAGACTGGCGTCGTTGAGACGCGATCGGCTCTACCACGTGATGAGGAACGTCTTGCAGGAGGCCATCGCCTGCGGGGGATCCAGCGTCCGAGACTTCTTCGCCCCCGATGGGACGGAAGGGCGATACAAACGGCGTCACCTGGTCTATGGGAAGGAAGGCCAACCCTGCCCAAACGGGTGCGGCGCGGTCATTCGCCGTCTCAAGGGCGAGCGCAGCTCTTTCTACTGCCCTCGCTGCCAGAGCTTTCGGTAA
- a CDS encoding thiamine pyrophosphate-dependent enzyme, protein MSLDYVKFSNGFEKFMPKEYRDMVEHGPFGKKVTVSQMGSFKEVLEEHPMCAGCAMTLFIRLAMIAFPNPEDTITVGTAGCGRLAISQAAIPFVYGNYGDQNGVASGLSRGLRLRFGDKPKDVVVMAGDGGTADIGFQQVLHSWFRKERFTTIMLDNEVYGNTGGQESGMTNKGAVLKMAPLGKKFEKMDMVQLAKVAGCAYVATVVPNNPRRVESVIKKAVLVAREIGPSYIQAYTSCNIEYAIPTDKVMEDAKAVENDRYQFMEYVSEEAKQYLTERYGYKEFLAKQAAPAAAISGKA, encoded by the coding sequence ATGAGTCTCGATTACGTGAAGTTTTCAAATGGCTTCGAAAAGTTCATGCCCAAGGAATACCGGGATATGGTCGAACATGGTCCTTTCGGGAAGAAAGTCACCGTCTCACAGATGGGGAGCTTCAAGGAAGTGCTCGAAGAGCATCCCATGTGCGCCGGTTGCGCCATGACGCTGTTTATTCGGCTGGCGATGATCGCGTTCCCCAATCCGGAGGATACGATCACGGTCGGCACGGCCGGTTGCGGGCGCCTGGCGATCTCGCAGGCGGCGATTCCGTTCGTGTATGGGAATTACGGCGATCAAAACGGCGTGGCCAGCGGGTTGTCCCGCGGTTTGCGGTTGCGGTTCGGCGACAAGCCGAAAGACGTGGTCGTAATGGCCGGAGACGGCGGGACCGCCGACATCGGTTTTCAGCAGGTGCTGCATTCGTGGTTCCGAAAGGAACGATTCACGACGATCATGCTCGACAACGAGGTATACGGCAATACCGGAGGTCAGGAAAGCGGCATGACCAACAAGGGAGCCGTGTTGAAGATGGCTCCGCTCGGCAAGAAGTTTGAGAAGATGGACATGGTGCAGTTGGCGAAGGTGGCCGGTTGCGCCTATGTCGCGACCGTCGTCCCGAACAATCCCCGTCGCGTCGAGAGCGTCATCAAGAAGGCGGTGTTGGTTGCGCGGGAGATAGGGCCTTCCTACATTCAGGCGTACACGTCCTGCAACATCGAGTACGCGATTCCGACCGATAAGGTCATGGAAGACGCCAAGGCGGTCGAAAACGACAGATATCAATTCATGGAGTACGTGAGCGAAGAGGCCAAGCAATACCTCACCGAGCGCTATGGCTACAAGGAGTTTCTCGCCAAGCAGGCTGCTCCTGCCGCGGCGATTTCCGGGAAGGCCTGA
- a CDS encoding FkbM family methyltransferase, giving the protein MKTSFYIRAAYRAFLSPAKPQASYSQYGEDLLIKLALPEPKAKGFYVDVGCHHPRRGSNTYGLYRRGWRGLLIDLEEMKVLACRLRRRRDTAVVAAVSDREQDVSIYSPGEFSTNATINLSSVADPRGYRPIGRIHTTTLTHLLTAHQVPRDFELLSVDVEGADHEVIKGLDFERYRPRVICVENWESVRGIEAVLTSAIHRLLADNRYSLTGWAGLSTIYKKQNEETEEFGSAS; this is encoded by the coding sequence GTGAAGACCAGTTTCTACATTCGGGCGGCCTATCGCGCGTTTCTCTCTCCGGCCAAACCGCAGGCATCGTACTCGCAATATGGCGAAGATTTACTCATCAAGCTCGCCCTTCCCGAACCAAAGGCAAAGGGGTTTTACGTTGATGTCGGTTGCCACCACCCACGGCGGGGTTCCAATACCTATGGTCTGTATCGAAGAGGCTGGCGAGGATTGCTGATCGACCTGGAAGAGATGAAAGTGCTGGCCTGCCGACTCAGGCGAAGGCGAGATACGGCGGTTGTCGCCGCCGTCAGCGATCGAGAACAAGATGTGTCGATCTATAGTCCCGGTGAATTTTCCACCAATGCCACCATCAATCTTTCATCAGTCGCCGACCCCCGCGGCTACCGGCCGATCGGGCGCATACACACAACGACGCTCACCCATCTTCTGACCGCGCACCAGGTTCCCCGAGACTTCGAGTTGCTGAGCGTCGACGTCGAAGGGGCGGACCACGAAGTCATCAAGGGGCTGGATTTTGAACGGTACCGGCCGCGCGTGATTTGCGTGGAGAATTGGGAGTCCGTGCGAGGCATCGAAGCGGTGCTGACCAGCGCGATACATCGGCTTTTGGCGGACAACCGGTATAGCCTGACCGGATGGGCCGGCCTCTCAACGATCTACAAGAAGCAAAATGAAGAGACCGAAGAGTTTGGATCGGCCAGTTGA
- a CDS encoding pyruvate ferredoxin oxidoreductase: MYLVADINVEICAAKSCKLCTQYCPEANTILYSDELGKDKGFKYGSAYVAVDRCKGCAQCVWVCDNMAKNNAIKMIMIDQLPQAALTENITYGEKSTTAVLTSPVVG; this comes from the coding sequence ATGTATCTTGTCGCCGATATTAACGTCGAAATCTGTGCCGCCAAGAGCTGCAAGCTCTGCACGCAGTATTGTCCCGAGGCGAACACCATCCTCTACAGTGACGAGCTGGGAAAGGACAAGGGGTTCAAATACGGTTCGGCTTACGTGGCGGTCGACCGCTGCAAGGGCTGTGCGCAGTGCGTCTGGGTCTGTGACAACATGGCGAAAAATAACGCGATCAAGATGATCATGATCGATCAATTGCCTCAAGCAGCTTTGACGGAAAACATCACATATGGAGAAAAGAGCACGACGGCCGTGTTGACCAGTCCGGTCGTCGGGTAA
- a CDS encoding transketolase C-terminal domain-containing protein encodes MFFEAPRTREFITGSEAAKEAIRRSNVDLAIAYPITPQSETMQLVGVLYGEGYVKEYYRGEEEVGVMAAIAGGSRSGVRCFTATAGPGTLRGLEGIASWPGHRLPAVAMFTCRVVNAPLAIQPDNIEVAYLLNCGMIVFHAENQQDMFDFIMAGFVIGEKNDVTLPVGVCCDGFFVTHARGYVHMQDRGLKLPPRDAWRGAVPVLDAENPPARLSRDAPVQKSNFMAYNIHAVWQQEVWAAVERSRKYINRYMGGLLSAENVENADAVIIASGSAAAQSREAVRLCKEKGLNVGLIKIRSLRPFPTKELRELCGNVKLIVVPEFNYVGWLAKEVATAIYGYSKAKIIGGPRVYGGQSMPVELIVDEVESGLTGKKSTNVAMSQVMGGTVNPEEVAHFMRSI; translated from the coding sequence ATGTTCTTCGAGGCGCCGAGGACGAGAGAATTTATCACCGGAAGCGAGGCGGCTAAAGAGGCGATCCGCCGCTCAAACGTGGACCTGGCCATCGCCTATCCCATTACGCCTCAGTCGGAGACCATGCAGCTCGTCGGCGTGCTGTACGGAGAAGGCTACGTGAAAGAATATTACCGCGGCGAAGAAGAGGTCGGCGTCATGGCGGCGATCGCGGGAGGATCGCGGTCCGGCGTGCGCTGCTTTACGGCGACGGCGGGGCCGGGAACCTTGCGAGGGCTGGAGGGCATCGCCTCCTGGCCCGGTCATCGGTTGCCCGCCGTGGCGATGTTCACCTGCCGGGTCGTCAATGCGCCGTTGGCCATTCAACCCGATAATATCGAGGTCGCCTATCTTCTGAATTGCGGCATGATCGTGTTTCACGCGGAAAACCAGCAAGATATGTTTGATTTCATCATGGCCGGATTTGTGATCGGCGAAAAGAACGACGTGACCTTGCCGGTGGGCGTCTGTTGCGACGGATTTTTCGTGACCCATGCTCGCGGCTACGTCCATATGCAGGATCGCGGACTCAAACTTCCTCCTCGAGACGCCTGGCGCGGAGCGGTCCCGGTGCTCGATGCCGAGAATCCTCCCGCTCGTTTGTCCCGAGACGCCCCGGTTCAGAAATCCAACTTCATGGCGTACAACATTCACGCCGTGTGGCAGCAAGAAGTGTGGGCGGCCGTGGAACGGTCTCGCAAGTATATCAACCGGTACATGGGAGGGCTGCTGTCGGCTGAAAACGTGGAGAACGCCGACGCCGTCATTATCGCGTCAGGAAGCGCGGCGGCTCAGTCTCGTGAAGCGGTGCGTCTCTGCAAGGAAAAGGGATTGAACGTCGGTTTGATCAAGATCCGCTCGCTGCGCCCGTTCCCGACCAAGGAACTGCGGGAACTGTGCGGCAACGTGAAATTGATCGTCGTGCCAGAATTCAACTACGTCGGTTGGCTGGCCAAGGAGGTTGCGACCGCCATCTACGGTTACTCCAAAGCAAAAATCATCGGCGGTCCTCGAGTGTATGGCGGTCAGTCGATGCCGGTGGAGTTGATCGTTGATGAGGTGGAGTCCGGCCTGACCGGAAAAAAATCCACGAACGTGGCCATGTCCCAAGTGATGGGAGGGACTGTGAACCCTGAGGAAGTCGCTCACTTCATGCGGAGCATCTGA
- a CDS encoding small ribosomal subunit Rsm22 family protein: MSPLNVATVSRSLLEAIEHVCGETGISLTQIHEAVGELSRRFTNKREKLGGDYFNHPKFLAAYLRYFLPVNLAKIQILLDEMPRMEAAGPMRVLDVGSGPGTGALGVLDWRRSHGFSGELSVTAVDQSVAALDHAHRIWSRYCRMEAAAKVHLATYEENLERRGWYEKISSTMPFDLIIVANSLNEIGTGSSDPITAKTELLSRLLTGLAPHGTLMIVEPALRETSRWLHRVRDRLIEAGNCTVYSPCLHERNCPALERPDDWCHEERPWEPPPSVRNIDKAVGFIKDALKFSYLLLRKDGKTIVRRRSNVYRVVSELRVMKGEKRAWLCNESGRIEVGRLERLASPKNAALDQWRRGAVVQIEKIARKERQGKISSLGRVDSDVTVGIIREV, encoded by the coding sequence ATGAGTCCTCTCAACGTTGCCACGGTCTCTCGGTCTCTGTTGGAAGCGATCGAACATGTCTGCGGAGAAACCGGCATTTCGTTGACACAAATCCATGAGGCGGTGGGAGAGTTATCGCGACGCTTTACGAACAAACGGGAGAAGCTGGGCGGGGATTATTTCAATCATCCGAAGTTTCTTGCCGCATACCTCCGTTATTTCCTGCCGGTGAATCTCGCGAAGATCCAAATCCTTCTTGATGAAATGCCGAGAATGGAGGCCGCAGGACCGATGCGGGTATTGGATGTCGGATCGGGTCCCGGGACGGGAGCGCTGGGCGTGTTGGATTGGCGGCGGTCTCACGGTTTCAGCGGGGAACTGTCGGTCACCGCGGTCGATCAATCCGTAGCGGCGTTAGATCACGCTCATCGAATCTGGTCTCGCTATTGCCGGATGGAAGCCGCCGCCAAGGTCCATCTCGCAACGTATGAGGAAAATCTGGAGCGGCGGGGGTGGTACGAAAAGATCTCGTCAACCATGCCGTTCGACCTCATCATCGTGGCGAACAGCCTGAACGAGATCGGCACCGGATCAAGCGATCCGATCACGGCGAAAACGGAACTGCTTTCGAGGCTTTTGACCGGTCTCGCCCCGCATGGCACGCTGATGATCGTTGAGCCGGCCTTGCGGGAAACGTCCAGATGGCTTCATCGAGTCCGAGATCGATTGATCGAGGCGGGGAACTGTACGGTTTACAGCCCCTGTCTTCACGAACGGAATTGCCCGGCCCTGGAGCGTCCCGATGATTGGTGTCATGAAGAGCGGCCGTGGGAGCCGCCTCCATCCGTCCGAAATATCGACAAGGCGGTCGGTTTCATCAAAGACGCCCTCAAATTTTCCTACCTATTGCTGCGAAAAGACGGGAAAACCATTGTGAGGCGGCGATCAAATGTTTATCGGGTCGTGAGCGAGCTGCGGGTGATGAAGGGAGAAAAACGGGCCTGGCTGTGCAACGAGTCGGGGCGAATCGAGGTCGGACGGTTGGAACGCCTGGCGTCGCCGAAGAACGCGGCGTTGGATCAGTGGCGGCGCGGGGCCGTCGTGCAGATTGAAAAGATCGCTCGTAAAGAGCGACAAGGCAAAATCTCATCCCTGGGGCGGGTCGATTCCGATGTGACGGTCGGAATCATTCGAGAAGTGTAA
- a CDS encoding methylenetetrahydrofolate reductase C-terminal domain-containing protein, giving the protein MIRRVLIPGEDDAGDNVGGVHKRPPIPDASHKAECPKFMAHGPCGGVRKGGFCEVYPDMQCPWVALFVELEKIGHTDWMKQV; this is encoded by the coding sequence ATGATTCGCCGCGTGCTGATTCCGGGAGAAGACGACGCCGGGGACAACGTCGGTGGAGTCCATAAGCGCCCGCCGATTCCGGATGCTTCCCACAAAGCCGAGTGCCCTAAATTCATGGCTCACGGCCCCTGCGGAGGCGTGCGCAAAGGCGGGTTCTGCGAGGTCTACCCCGACATGCAATGCCCGTGGGTTGCATTATTTGTCGAGCTGGAAAAAATCGGCCACACCGACTGGATGAAACAGGTGTAA
- a CDS encoding carbon monoxide dehydrogenase beta subunit family protein has translation MATTQDTRERIIVPGPAGFHPPSAAQLGVSLPDPGQGLFYGLLEPNEEVVIEEMARKMLTSQNPTIFPGPLILWAWNDHAVEKAKATLEIAAQIPEVMIIPMPDYRPKYPKIDPEEVINPNHPNLTIWGNKIEACIFVGVHCHYANLTLKMIRAGTNCCTMAICAEQGHEDAMLTIRDADTAKLRRVAQIFKRVREEMGIKLPENGENVRFTGTQSKVHDGKTHTNPLAFAPVPGGAGSAAMFGHSAEQMVREG, from the coding sequence GTGGCTACTACACAAGACACGAGAGAACGTATCATTGTACCGGGGCCGGCTGGCTTCCACCCGCCGTCGGCGGCTCAGCTTGGCGTCTCACTGCCGGATCCGGGTCAAGGACTGTTTTATGGCTTGCTTGAACCGAATGAGGAAGTCGTCATCGAAGAGATGGCCAGGAAGATGTTGACGAGTCAGAATCCGACGATCTTTCCCGGTCCGTTGATTCTCTGGGCCTGGAATGATCACGCGGTGGAAAAGGCCAAGGCCACGCTTGAAATCGCCGCGCAAATCCCGGAAGTGATGATCATTCCCATGCCGGACTATCGGCCCAAGTATCCCAAGATCGATCCGGAGGAAGTCATCAACCCCAACCATCCGAACCTCACCATTTGGGGAAATAAAATCGAGGCCTGCATCTTTGTGGGCGTGCATTGCCACTACGCCAATTTGACGCTCAAAATGATTCGAGCGGGGACGAACTGTTGTACGATGGCGATTTGCGCCGAGCAGGGGCATGAAGACGCCATGTTGACGATTCGCGACGCGGACACCGCGAAATTGAGGCGAGTGGCGCAGATTTTCAAGCGTGTGCGCGAGGAAATGGGCATCAAGCTGCCGGAGAACGGAGAAAACGTGCGCTTTACCGGCACGCAATCGAAGGTTCACGACGGAAAGACTCATACGAATCCCCTCGCGTTTGCCCCTGTTCCTGGCGGAGCGGGCAGCGCGGCGATGTTTGGGCATAGTGCCGAACAGATGGTGCGGGAAGGATAA
- the queF gene encoding preQ(1) synthase, whose product MRRKSTATKTTQLGYNEKHAKSGIDAPLPDIETFPNQYKGYEITIDIPEYTAICPKTKLPDFGTITLHYMPDKECLELKSLKLYIHAYRNLGIFYENAVNRILQDVVKACKPVWAKVTGTFSARGGLSSKIEARYP is encoded by the coding sequence ATGCGACGCAAGAGCACAGCCACCAAGACGACGCAGTTAGGCTATAACGAAAAGCACGCCAAGAGCGGAATCGATGCGCCGCTGCCCGATATCGAAACCTTTCCGAACCAGTACAAAGGGTATGAGATCACGATCGACATTCCCGAGTACACGGCCATCTGCCCCAAAACCAAGCTGCCGGACTTCGGCACCATCACGCTCCACTATATGCCGGACAAAGAATGTCTCGAGCTCAAGTCGCTCAAACTGTATATCCACGCCTACCGCAATCTCGGCATTTTCTACGAAAACGCCGTCAACCGCATCCTGCAAGACGTCGTCAAGGCCTGCAAGCCGGTGTGGGCCAAGGTGACCGGTACCTTTAGCGCCCGGGGAGGCCTCTCAAGCAAAATCGAAGCGCGGTATCCCTGA